A section of the Streptomyces sp. Je 1-369 genome encodes:
- a CDS encoding cobalamin biosynthesis protein — protein MSADRDFAYGAAAGFLGDLLLGDPRRGHPVAVFGRAADAVEQVLWRDHRGWGALHAAVCAGGAAGAAALTSALVRRSAAGRAGTVALTAAATWAVLGGTSLGREARAVGGALEAGDIEVARERLPHLCGRDPQALDADGIARAVVESVAENTSDAVVGALVWGAVGGVPGLVAFRAVNTLDAMVGHKSARYRRYGWASARLDDVLGWPGSRLTAALAVLAGDAPSGAVRAWRSDAAKHPSPNAGPVEAAFAGALGVRLGGTLSYAGRVEHRPVLNADGRDVHVRDIERAVRLSRRVSRLALGVAVVSGVARLRSRRAS, from the coding sequence ATGAGTGCCGATCGCGATTTCGCGTACGGCGCCGCCGCCGGATTCCTCGGTGACCTGCTGCTCGGCGATCCCCGCCGGGGCCATCCGGTCGCCGTATTCGGGCGGGCGGCGGACGCCGTCGAACAGGTGCTGTGGCGGGACCACCGCGGGTGGGGCGCCCTGCACGCCGCGGTGTGCGCCGGGGGCGCGGCAGGTGCCGCCGCGCTGACTTCCGCTCTCGTACGCCGCTCCGCCGCAGGACGCGCCGGAACCGTGGCGCTCACCGCCGCCGCGACCTGGGCCGTGCTCGGCGGAACCTCGCTGGGCCGCGAGGCACGGGCCGTCGGCGGGGCGCTGGAGGCCGGCGACATCGAGGTCGCCAGGGAGCGGCTGCCCCATCTGTGCGGGCGGGACCCGCAGGCCCTGGACGCCGACGGGATCGCGCGGGCCGTCGTGGAGTCCGTCGCCGAGAACACCTCGGACGCCGTGGTGGGAGCGCTCGTGTGGGGCGCCGTCGGCGGCGTGCCGGGGCTCGTCGCCTTCCGTGCCGTGAACACCCTCGACGCGATGGTCGGCCACAAGTCCGCGCGCTACCGGCGCTACGGCTGGGCCTCCGCGCGCCTCGACGACGTCCTCGGCTGGCCGGGGTCGCGGCTCACCGCCGCGCTGGCCGTGCTGGCGGGCGACGCACCTTCCGGTGCGGTGCGCGCCTGGCGCTCCGACGCCGCGAAACACCCGAGCCCCAACGCCGGTCCCGTCGAGGCCGCCTTCGCGGGGGCTTTGGGCGTACGCCTCGGGGGGACCCTCTCGTACGCGGGACGGGTCGAGCACCGGCCCGTACTCAACGCGGACGGGCGCGACGTACACGTGCGGGACATCGAGCGCGCGGTGCGGCTGTCCCGGCGGGTGAGCCGGCTGGCTCTCGGCGTCGCCGTCGTCTCGGGCGTCGCCCGACTGAGGTCAAGGAGAGCTTCGTGA
- a CDS encoding ZIP family metal transporter — MAVFVALGAFLMTLVGGWTAQRVTDRRHLVLGLAGGLMLGVVGLDLLPEALDAAGDPVFGVPAALLLFVAGFLVAHLVERLLAGRQAAHGADEHEGGRVPEVGLTAAAAMVGHSVMDGVAIGAAFQVGGGMGVAVALAVVAHDFADGFNTYTLTSLYGNARRKALAMLFADAVAPVVGAASTLLFTIPEQLLGSYLGFFGGALLYLAAAEILPEAHHDHPARSTLLCTVAGAAFIWLVVGIAG, encoded by the coding sequence ATGGCGGTGTTCGTGGCGCTCGGCGCCTTTCTCATGACCCTGGTGGGCGGCTGGACGGCCCAGCGGGTCACCGACCGGCGCCACCTCGTCCTGGGGCTCGCGGGCGGCCTCATGCTCGGGGTCGTCGGCCTGGACCTGTTGCCGGAGGCGCTGGACGCCGCGGGCGACCCCGTCTTCGGCGTACCGGCGGCCCTGCTCCTGTTCGTGGCCGGCTTCCTCGTCGCCCATCTGGTGGAACGGCTCCTCGCCGGTCGCCAGGCCGCGCACGGCGCCGACGAGCACGAGGGCGGACGGGTGCCCGAGGTGGGACTGACCGCCGCCGCGGCGATGGTCGGGCACAGCGTGATGGACGGCGTCGCGATCGGCGCGGCCTTCCAGGTGGGCGGCGGCATGGGTGTGGCCGTGGCGCTGGCCGTCGTCGCCCATGACTTCGCGGACGGCTTCAACACGTACACGCTCACCAGCCTGTACGGGAACGCCCGCCGCAAGGCGCTCGCGATGCTGTTCGCGGACGCGGTGGCCCCGGTGGTGGGCGCCGCGTCGACGCTGCTGTTCACCATTCCGGAGCAACTGCTCGGCAGCTATCTGGGCTTCTTCGGCGGCGCGCTGCTCTACCTCGCGGCGGCGGAGATCCTGCCCGAGGCGCACCACGACCACCCGGCCCGCTCGACCCTGCTGTGCACGGTGGCGGGCGCGGCGTTCATCTGGCTGGTGGTGGGCATCGCGGGCTGA
- a CDS encoding alpha/beta hydrolase, which produces MRPAKATAAAVTAVTAALGTAAAAIAAGRFASDAALKAPAGRPLPTEPRLTVHATAAGQISLTRALASLRPGTYGLSGNGTHAVVGPVLESAPHEADTVVRRLEAVTHGVLEPGARVWLTPQVHIGDPRTALGLDHTDVVIPGELGGLPAWFVPAARDTWVITVHGLGTTREHPMVVMDFLNRLRVPVLDLAYRGDLGAPRSPDGLGHLGETEWRDLDAAIRHAVRNGAERVVLHGWSTGAAMCLHAAAHSALRDRISGLVLDSPVLNWEVTLRALAGARRTPGPLLPLAVRAAQGRTGLRGDRILASAGPDALRVPTLVVHGPDDTVAPWAFSRRMAERRPDLVTLHPVPDAPHGAMWNADPAGYEEVLRRFLTPLM; this is translated from the coding sequence GTGCGCCCAGCCAAAGCGACGGCAGCGGCCGTCACCGCAGTAACAGCCGCCCTGGGGACGGCCGCGGCCGCCATCGCGGCGGGCCGTTTCGCCAGCGACGCCGCCCTCAAGGCGCCCGCGGGCCGACCCCTGCCCACCGAGCCCCGCCTCACCGTGCACGCCACGGCCGCGGGCCAGATCAGCCTCACCCGCGCCCTGGCGAGCCTGCGCCCCGGCACGTACGGCCTGAGCGGCAACGGCACCCACGCCGTCGTCGGACCCGTCCTGGAGTCCGCCCCGCACGAGGCCGACACCGTCGTACGCCGCCTCGAAGCCGTCACCCACGGCGTCCTGGAACCCGGCGCCCGCGTCTGGCTCACCCCCCAGGTCCACATCGGCGACCCGCGCACCGCACTCGGCCTCGACCACACCGACGTCGTCATCCCCGGCGAACTCGGCGGCCTGCCCGCCTGGTTCGTGCCCGCCGCGCGGGACACCTGGGTCATCACGGTGCACGGCCTCGGCACCACCCGCGAGCACCCCATGGTCGTCATGGACTTCCTGAACCGCCTGCGGGTCCCCGTCCTCGACCTCGCCTACCGCGGCGACCTCGGCGCGCCCCGCTCCCCGGACGGCCTCGGCCACCTCGGCGAGACCGAGTGGCGCGACCTGGACGCCGCCATCCGCCACGCCGTGCGCAACGGCGCCGAGCGCGTCGTCCTGCACGGCTGGTCCACGGGCGCCGCCATGTGCCTGCACGCCGCCGCGCACTCCGCGCTCCGCGACCGCATCAGCGGCCTCGTCCTCGACTCGCCGGTACTGAACTGGGAGGTCACCCTGCGGGCCCTCGCCGGCGCCCGGCGCACCCCGGGACCCCTCCTTCCGCTTGCGGTCCGTGCGGCACAGGGGCGCACGGGTCTGCGCGGCGACCGGATCCTGGCGTCCGCGGGACCCGACGCGCTGAGGGTGCCCACCCTCGTCGTGCACGGACCCGACGACACCGTCGCCCCCTGGGCCTTCTCCCGCCGGATGGCCGAACGGCGCCCGGACCTGGTCACGTTGCACCCCGTTCCGGACGCGCCGCACGGCGCCATGTGGAACGCGGACCCGGCGGGTTACGAAGAGGTGCTGCGCCGCTTCCTCACCCCGCTGATGTGA
- a CDS encoding cobyrinate a,c-diamide synthase, with protein sequence MVARLVIAAPSSGSGKTTVATGLMAAFSAAGLAVSPHKVGPDYIDPGYHALATGRPGRNLDAYLCGPDLVAPLFAHGAAGCDLAVVEGVMGMYDGAAGQGELASTAHVAKLLRAPVVLVVDASSQSRSVAALVHGFASWDPEVRVAGVILNKVGSDRHESLLREALDESGVPVLGALRRAAQVQTPSRHLGLVPVAERRGDAVESVAALASRVREGCDLDALLALARSAPSLSGEAWDPVAAVSPASPSPSSSAGRAESSATPERPLVAVAGGPAFTFSYAEHAELLAAAGADVVTFDPLHDEQLPDGTAGLVIGGGFPEVYAPELSANDVLRKAVAELARSGAPVAAECAGLLYLSRELDGKPMCGVLDAGARMSERLTLGYREAVAVSDSVLAAVGTRMRGHEFHRTVMEPGAGPVPAWGLHRPERRVEGFVQGNVHASYLHTHWAAEPGVARRFVERCTP encoded by the coding sequence GTGGTAGCTCGTCTCGTCATCGCGGCGCCGTCGTCGGGCAGCGGCAAGACGACCGTCGCGACGGGCCTGATGGCCGCGTTCTCGGCGGCCGGGCTCGCCGTCTCCCCGCACAAGGTCGGGCCCGACTACATCGACCCCGGCTACCACGCGCTGGCGACGGGGCGGCCCGGCCGCAACCTCGACGCGTACCTGTGCGGGCCCGACCTGGTCGCGCCGCTCTTCGCGCACGGCGCCGCCGGGTGCGATCTCGCCGTGGTCGAGGGCGTGATGGGGATGTACGACGGGGCCGCCGGACAGGGCGAGCTGGCCTCCACGGCCCACGTCGCGAAGCTGCTGCGGGCGCCGGTCGTCCTGGTCGTCGACGCGTCGTCGCAGTCGCGGTCGGTGGCGGCGCTGGTGCACGGCTTCGCGTCGTGGGACCCGGAGGTGCGGGTCGCGGGCGTCATCCTGAACAAGGTGGGCTCGGACCGGCACGAGTCGCTGCTGCGGGAGGCGCTGGACGAGTCGGGGGTGCCGGTGCTCGGTGCGCTGCGCCGGGCGGCGCAGGTGCAGACGCCTTCGCGGCACCTGGGGCTCGTGCCGGTGGCCGAGCGGCGGGGCGACGCGGTGGAGTCGGTGGCGGCGCTGGCTTCGCGGGTGCGGGAAGGGTGCGACCTGGACGCCTTGCTCGCGCTGGCGCGCAGTGCGCCTTCGCTGTCCGGTGAGGCGTGGGATCCGGTTGCGGCCGTGTCACCGGCTTCGCCGAGTCCGTCCTCGAGCGCCGGACGGGCTGAATCGTCCGCCACGCCGGAGAGGCCGCTCGTCGCCGTTGCCGGTGGGCCCGCCTTCACCTTCTCGTACGCCGAGCACGCCGAGCTGCTCGCCGCCGCCGGAGCCGACGTCGTCACCTTCGACCCCCTCCACGACGAGCAACTGCCCGACGGGACCGCCGGGCTGGTCATCGGGGGCGGGTTCCCCGAGGTGTACGCGCCGGAGTTGTCCGCCAACGACGTGCTGCGGAAGGCCGTCGCCGAGCTCGCCCGCTCGGGGGCGCCCGTCGCGGCCGAGTGCGCGGGGCTGCTCTACCTCTCCCGTGAGCTGGACGGGAAGCCGATGTGCGGGGTGCTTGACGCCGGGGCGCGGATGTCGGAGCGGCTGACGCTCGGGTACCGCGAGGCCGTCGCCGTGTCGGACAGCGTCCTCGCGGCGGTGGGGACGCGGATGCGGGGCCACGAGTTCCACCGCACCGTCATGGAGCCGGGTGCAGGCCCCGTACCCGCCTGGGGCCTGCACCGGCCCGAGCGGCGCGTCGAAGGCTTCGTACAGGGCAACGTGCACGCCAGTTACCTGCACACGCACTGGGCCGCGGAGCCGGGCGTCGCGCGCCGGTTCGTCGAGCGGTGCACGCCGTGA
- a CDS encoding cobyric acid synthase → MSGGLLVAGTTSDAGKSVVTAGICRWLTRKGVSVAPFKAQNMSLNSFVTREGAEIGRAQAMQAQAARVEPSALMNPVLLKPGGDRSSQVVLMGKPVGEMSARGYHGGRQAALLDTVVGCLEELRSTYDAVICEGAGSPAEINLRRTDIVNMGIARAARFPVLVVGDIDRGGVFASFFGTTALLSAADQGLVAGYLVNKFRGDVSLLEPGLDMLLGLTGRRTYGVLPFQHGLGIDEEDGLRVSLRGAVRESVVAPPVGDDVLRVAVCAVPLMSNFTDVDALAAEPGVVVRFVDRAEELVDADLVVVPGTRGTVKALRWLRERGLADALARRAAEGRPVLGICGGFQVLGEHIEDEVESRAGSVDGLGLLPVRVRFAREKTLARPVGEALGEPVEGYEIHHGVAEVTGGEPFLDGCRVGEVWGTHWHGSLESDAFRRRFLTEVARAAGRRFVPAPDTSFGTLREEQLDLLGDLIEEHADTDALWRLIEQGPPAGLPFIAPGAPPAAPERTKEAL, encoded by the coding sequence GTGAGCGGTGGACTGCTCGTCGCCGGAACCACGTCGGACGCCGGGAAGAGCGTCGTCACCGCCGGCATCTGCCGGTGGCTGACGCGCAAGGGTGTGTCCGTCGCGCCGTTCAAGGCGCAGAACATGTCCCTCAACTCCTTCGTGACCCGCGAGGGCGCCGAGATCGGGCGCGCGCAGGCCATGCAGGCGCAGGCCGCCCGCGTCGAGCCGAGCGCGCTGATGAACCCCGTGCTGCTCAAGCCGGGCGGCGACCGCTCCAGCCAGGTCGTCCTCATGGGCAAACCCGTGGGCGAGATGAGCGCGCGCGGCTACCACGGGGGGCGTCAGGCGGCGCTGCTCGACACCGTCGTGGGCTGCCTCGAAGAGCTCCGGAGCACGTACGACGCCGTGATCTGTGAGGGCGCGGGCAGCCCCGCCGAGATCAATCTGCGGCGCACCGACATCGTGAACATGGGCATCGCGCGGGCCGCCCGCTTCCCCGTGCTCGTGGTCGGGGACATCGACCGCGGCGGGGTCTTCGCGTCGTTCTTCGGGACGACGGCGCTGCTGAGCGCGGCCGACCAGGGGCTGGTCGCCGGGTACCTCGTCAACAAGTTCCGCGGCGACGTCTCCCTCCTCGAACCCGGACTCGACATGCTGCTCGGTCTCACCGGGCGGCGCACGTACGGCGTGCTGCCGTTCCAGCACGGGCTCGGCATCGACGAGGAGGACGGCCTGCGGGTGTCCCTGCGGGGCGCCGTGCGCGAGTCCGTCGTCGCCCCGCCCGTCGGCGATGACGTACTGCGCGTCGCCGTGTGCGCCGTGCCCCTGATGTCCAACTTCACCGACGTGGACGCGCTGGCCGCCGAACCCGGCGTCGTCGTGCGGTTCGTGGACCGTGCCGAAGAACTCGTCGACGCCGACCTCGTGGTGGTGCCCGGCACCCGCGGCACGGTGAAGGCCCTGCGGTGGCTGCGCGAGCGCGGCCTCGCGGACGCCCTGGCGCGCCGCGCCGCCGAAGGGCGCCCGGTGCTCGGCATCTGCGGCGGCTTCCAGGTCCTCGGCGAGCACATCGAGGACGAGGTCGAGTCGCGGGCCGGCTCCGTCGACGGGCTCGGGCTGCTGCCGGTGCGGGTGCGGTTCGCCCGCGAGAAGACTCTCGCCCGGCCGGTGGGCGAGGCGCTCGGCGAGCCCGTCGAGGGGTACGAGATCCACCACGGCGTCGCCGAAGTCACGGGCGGCGAACCTTTCCTGGACGGCTGCCGGGTCGGCGAGGTGTGGGGCACGCACTGGCACGGGTCGCTGGAGAGCGACGCGTTCCGGCGCCGGTTCCTCACCGAGGTCGCCCGCGCGGCGGGCCGCCGCTTCGTGCCCGCCCCCGACACCAGCTTCGGCACGCTCCGCGAGGAGCAGCTCGACCTGCTGGGCGACCTGATCGAAGAACACGCCGACACGGACGCGCTGTGGAGGCTCATCGAGCAGGGCCCGCCGGCGGGCCTGCCGTTCATCGCGCCCGGAGCACCGCCGGCAGCACCAGAACGCACCAAGGAGGCTCTGTGA
- a CDS encoding class II aldolase/adducin family protein, which yields MTEQRQQRQHGDEGNGDAIGEAWGELVGTARRTVTDGLVVGTSGNVSIRVGGTVLVTPSGVPYDRLRPEDAVGVDLEGRQLLGDLSPTSELPMHLAIYRNTSARAVVHTHAVHATAVSMLVPELPAVHYMTGILGGPPRVAPYALYGTEELAENMLGALRDRTGCLLQNHGTVTYGDTLSQAYDRTAQLEWMSRLWLTAAAVPGRAPTLLSPSQLREAEDRLKGYGQHRSDPVTPGTPPTGPGALRP from the coding sequence ATGACTGAGCAGCGGCAGCAGCGGCAGCACGGGGACGAAGGCAACGGCGACGCCATCGGGGAAGCCTGGGGCGAACTCGTCGGGACGGCCCGCAGGACGGTCACGGACGGCCTGGTCGTCGGCACCTCCGGCAACGTCTCCATACGCGTCGGCGGCACCGTCCTCGTCACCCCGAGCGGAGTGCCGTACGACCGGCTGCGCCCCGAGGACGCGGTCGGCGTCGACCTCGAAGGACGGCAGCTCCTCGGTGACCTCTCGCCGACCAGCGAGCTGCCCATGCACCTCGCGATCTACCGCAACACCTCCGCGCGCGCCGTGGTCCACACCCACGCGGTGCACGCCACGGCCGTCTCGATGCTGGTCCCGGAGCTCCCCGCCGTGCACTACATGACCGGCATCCTCGGCGGCCCGCCCCGCGTCGCGCCCTACGCGCTGTACGGCACCGAGGAGCTGGCCGAGAACATGCTCGGCGCCCTGCGCGACCGCACGGGATGCCTCCTCCAGAACCACGGAACGGTCACCTACGGAGACACCCTCTCCCAGGCGTACGACCGCACCGCACAGCTGGAATGGATGTCCCGCCTCTGGCTCACGGCCGCCGCGGTCCCCGGCCGCGCCCCGACCCTCCTGTCCCCCTCCCAGCTGCGCGAAGCGGAAGACCGGCTGAAGGGGTACGGCCAGCACCGGAGTGATCCGGTCACCCCGGGGACACCGCCCACTGGCCCCGGAGCCCTCCGCCCATAA
- the cobO gene encoding cob(I)yrinic acid a,c-diamide adenosyltransferase: MPQGQPSVVPDDGLTTRQRRNRPLVFVHTGVGKGKSTAAFGLALRAWNQGWPIGVFQFVKSAKWKVGEENALKVLGATGEGGTVAWHKMGEGWSWIQRAPAEGESTNEDKAREGWEQVKRDLAAETYKLYVLDEFAYPMHWGWIDTDEVVQVLRDRPGTQHVVITGRNAPQKLIDFADLVTDMSKIKHPMDAGQKGQRGIEW; encoded by the coding sequence ATGCCGCAGGGACAGCCGAGCGTCGTGCCGGACGACGGTCTCACGACGCGCCAGCGCCGCAACCGTCCGCTCGTCTTCGTCCACACGGGCGTCGGCAAGGGCAAGTCGACCGCCGCGTTCGGGCTCGCGCTGCGGGCCTGGAATCAGGGGTGGCCGATCGGTGTCTTCCAGTTCGTGAAGTCGGCGAAGTGGAAGGTCGGCGAGGAGAACGCGCTGAAGGTCCTCGGAGCCACGGGTGAGGGCGGCACGGTCGCCTGGCACAAGATGGGCGAGGGCTGGTCGTGGATCCAGCGCGCCCCCGCCGAGGGCGAGTCGACCAACGAGGACAAGGCCCGTGAGGGCTGGGAGCAGGTCAAGCGTGACCTCGCGGCGGAGACGTACAAGCTGTATGTCCTCGACGAGTTCGCCTACCCCATGCACTGGGGCTGGATCGACACGGACGAGGTCGTTCAGGTCCTGCGCGACCGCCCCGGGACGCAGCACGTCGTCATCACCGGCCGCAACGCTCCGCAGAAGCTGATCGACTTCGCCGACCTGGTGACCGACATGTCGAAGATCAAGCACCCGATGGACGCCGGGCAGAAGGGCCAGAGGGGCATCGAGTGGTAG
- a CDS encoding putative cobaltochelatase: MSTPYPFTALVGQDDLRLALLLNAVSPAVGGVLVRGEKGTAKSTAVRALSALLPEVPVVAGCRFSCDPAAADPDCPDGPHESAGATARPARMVELPVGASEDRLVGALDIERALAEGVKAFEPGLLADAHRGILYVDEVNLLHDHLVDLLLDAAAMGASYVEREGVSVRHAARFLLVGTMNPEEGELRPQLLDRFGLTVEVAASRETDQRVEVVRRRLAYDDDPEGFAGRWSEDESALRDRVVAARALLPQVVLGDAALRQIAATCAAFEVDGMRADIVMARTATALAAWAGRTDVLSEDVRQAALLALPHRRRRNPFDAPGLDEDKLDETLEDAREDEEPEPPEGDDDPDGGGGPDGDGPDGGGGQPPADGPDSPELPSQNQGQDTRDTPDTDDAPAPEEPAPTAGAPSGPGEQQAVRAAEPFRTKMLSVPGIGEGAAGRRSRARTEHGRTTGSRRPRGALTKLHLAATVQAAAPHQKARGRSGAGLVVRRDDLRQATREGREGNLVLFVVDASGSMAARQRMSAVKGAVLSLLLDAYQRRDKVGLVTFRGAEAEVALPPTSSVDAAAARLEKLPTGGRTPLAAGLLKAHDVLRVERLRDAARRPLVVVVTDGRATGGVEPVARAGRAARLFAADGVASVVVDCESGYVRLGLAGQLAGELGGTVVTLDELRADSIAGLVKDVQGMNSPSRRAA, encoded by the coding sequence GTGAGTACCCCGTATCCGTTCACCGCCCTCGTCGGGCAGGACGACCTGCGGCTCGCGCTCTTGCTGAACGCCGTATCGCCCGCCGTGGGAGGCGTGCTCGTACGGGGAGAGAAGGGCACCGCCAAGTCCACCGCCGTGCGCGCGCTCTCCGCGCTGCTGCCGGAGGTGCCGGTCGTCGCCGGATGCCGCTTCTCGTGCGACCCGGCGGCCGCCGACCCCGACTGCCCCGACGGCCCGCACGAGTCGGCCGGTGCCACCGCGCGCCCCGCGCGCATGGTCGAGCTGCCGGTCGGTGCCTCCGAGGACCGGCTCGTCGGCGCCCTCGACATCGAGCGGGCCCTCGCGGAGGGCGTGAAGGCCTTCGAGCCCGGACTGCTCGCCGACGCGCACCGCGGCATCCTGTACGTGGACGAGGTCAACCTCCTCCACGACCACCTGGTCGACCTGCTGCTCGACGCGGCCGCGATGGGCGCCTCGTACGTGGAGCGCGAAGGCGTGTCCGTGCGGCACGCCGCGCGGTTCCTGCTCGTCGGCACGATGAACCCCGAGGAGGGCGAGCTGCGGCCGCAGCTGCTCGACCGGTTCGGTCTCACCGTCGAGGTGGCCGCGTCCCGCGAGACGGACCAGCGCGTCGAGGTCGTACGGCGACGGCTCGCGTACGACGACGACCCCGAGGGCTTCGCGGGGCGCTGGTCCGAGGACGAGTCGGCGCTGCGCGACCGGGTCGTGGCGGCCCGTGCGCTGCTCCCTCAAGTCGTCCTCGGCGACGCGGCGTTGCGGCAGATCGCGGCGACCTGCGCGGCGTTCGAGGTCGACGGGATGCGCGCGGACATCGTGATGGCGCGCACGGCGACGGCGCTCGCCGCGTGGGCGGGCCGCACCGACGTCCTCAGCGAGGACGTGCGCCAGGCCGCGCTGCTCGCCCTGCCGCACCGCAGGCGCCGCAACCCCTTCGACGCGCCCGGACTCGACGAGGACAAGCTCGACGAGACGCTGGAGGACGCGCGCGAGGACGAGGAGCCCGAGCCCCCGGAGGGTGACGACGACCCGGACGGGGGCGGCGGTCCGGACGGTGACGGACCCGACGGAGGCGGCGGGCAGCCCCCGGCCGACGGCCCCGACTCCCCCGAGCTGCCCTCGCAGAACCAGGGCCAGGACACGCGCGACACTCCGGACACCGACGACGCACCGGCCCCCGAGGAGCCCGCCCCCACGGCAGGCGCCCCCTCCGGCCCCGGCGAGCAGCAGGCCGTGCGCGCCGCCGAGCCGTTCCGCACCAAGATGCTGAGCGTGCCCGGCATCGGCGAGGGCGCCGCGGGGCGGCGTTCGCGCGCCCGCACCGAGCACGGCCGCACCACGGGTTCGCGGCGCCCCCGCGGCGCCCTGACCAAGCTGCACCTGGCGGCCACCGTGCAGGCCGCGGCCCCGCACCAGAAGGCGCGCGGGCGCTCCGGCGCCGGTCTCGTCGTACGCCGTGACGATCTGCGGCAGGCGACGCGGGAGGGCCGCGAGGGCAACCTCGTGCTGTTCGTGGTGGACGCCTCCGGGTCGATGGCTGCGCGGCAGCGGATGAGCGCCGTCAAGGGCGCCGTGCTCTCGCTCCTCCTCGACGCCTATCAGCGGCGCGACAAGGTGGGGCTCGTGACGTTCCGCGGCGCGGAGGCGGAGGTGGCGCTGCCGCCGACGTCGTCGGTGGACGCGGCGGCCGCCCGCCTGGAAAAGCTGCCGACCGGCGGGCGCACCCCGCTGGCCGCGGGTCTGCTGAAGGCGCACGACGTGCTGCGCGTCGAGCGGTTGCGGGACGCCGCGCGGCGTCCGCTGGTCGTCGTCGTGACGGACGGGCGGGCGACCGGGGGCGTGGAGCCGGTGGCCCGCGCGGGCCGTGCGGCCCGGCTGTTCGCGGCCGACGGCGTCGCCTCGGTCGTCGTGGACTGCGAGTCGGGTTACGTACGGCTCGGCCTCGCGGGACAGCTCGCGGGCGAGCTCGGCGGGACGGTCGTGACGCTCGACGAGCTGCGGGCGGACTCGATCGCCGGTCTCGTCAAGGACGTACAGGGAATGAACTCGCCTTCCAGGAGGGCCGCTTAA
- a CDS encoding inorganic phosphate transporter, whose translation MEHITLLLGIVIVTALVFDFTNGFHDTANAMATTISTGALKPKTAVAMSAVLNLVGAFLSVEVAKTISGGIVNEDGLKTEVIFAALVGAILWNLLTWLVGLPSSSSHALFGGLIGAAVMSMGWSSINGGTVVTKILIPAVAAPLVAGIAATLATRLTYRIGRNTDQKATAKGYRAGQIASAGLVSLAHGTNDAQKTMGIITLALITGGALNPGANPPMWVIVSAGVAIALGTYLGGWRIIRTMGKGLTDLAPQQGFAAQTSAATAILASSHIGFSLSTTQVCSGAVMGAGLGRKGGVVRWSTATRMFVAWGLTLPAAGLVGAGAEFLTKQGPWGIAVTAALLIGGSAVIWVLSRRNAIDHTNVTDDEFRADGNTPAAEPAGVVTTAIAAVTPPPAGTLAASPVPDETVKAGVSAPTTTTTGAMADPARPATV comes from the coding sequence ATGGAACACATCACGCTTCTCCTCGGGATCGTGATCGTTACCGCTCTCGTGTTCGATTTCACGAACGGTTTCCACGACACTGCCAACGCGATGGCGACGACCATCTCGACCGGCGCTCTGAAGCCCAAGACGGCGGTGGCCATGTCCGCCGTGCTCAACCTCGTCGGCGCCTTCCTCTCGGTGGAAGTCGCCAAGACGATCTCCGGCGGCATCGTCAATGAGGACGGCCTCAAAACAGAGGTCATCTTCGCCGCGCTCGTCGGCGCGATTCTGTGGAACCTCCTGACGTGGCTGGTGGGCCTGCCCTCCAGCTCCTCCCACGCCCTCTTCGGCGGCCTCATCGGCGCCGCGGTCATGTCGATGGGCTGGTCGTCGATCAACGGCGGCACCGTCGTCACCAAGATCCTGATCCCGGCCGTCGCGGCCCCGCTCGTGGCGGGCATCGCCGCGACGCTGGCCACGCGCCTGACGTACCGCATCGGCCGCAACACGGACCAGAAGGCCACCGCCAAGGGGTACCGCGCGGGCCAGATCGCCTCCGCGGGCCTCGTCTCGCTGGCGCACGGCACGAACGACGCGCAGAAGACCATGGGCATCATCACGCTCGCCCTCATCACGGGCGGCGCCCTGAACCCCGGCGCCAACCCCCCGATGTGGGTCATCGTCTCGGCCGGTGTCGCCATCGCGCTCGGCACGTACCTCGGCGGCTGGCGCATCATCCGCACCATGGGCAAGGGCCTCACCGACCTCGCGCCGCAGCAGGGCTTCGCCGCCCAGACCAGCGCCGCGACGGCGATCCTCGCCTCCTCGCACATCGGCTTCTCCCTCTCCACCACGCAGGTCTGCTCCGGCGCCGTGATGGGCGCGGGCCTCGGCCGCAAGGGAGGCGTCGTCCGCTGGTCGACCGCGACCCGCATGTTCGTCGCGTGGGGCCTGACCCTGCCGGCCGCCGGTCTGGTCGGCGCGGGCGCCGAGTTCCTCACCAAGCAGGGCCCCTGGGGCATCGCGGTCACGGCCGCGCTCCTCATCGGCGGCTCGGCCGTCATCTGGGTGCTCTCGCGGCGCAACGCCATCGACCACACCAACGTCACCGACGACGAGTTCCGCGCGGACGGGAACACTCCGGCCGCCGAGCCCGCGGGCGTCGTGACCACCGCGATCGCCGCCGTCACGCCGCCCCCCGCGGGCACCCTGGCCGCCTCGCCCGTCCCGGACGAGACCGTCAAGGCCGGCGTCTCGGCCCCGACCACGACCACGACCGGCGCCATGGCGGACCCCGCCCGGCCCGCGACGGTGTAA